The genomic stretch cgtgataactgaaatgcaatgaaaacaaaatgcagacacagatatggatgcataacctccccaaaccacaccgtacaatgcccccattgtaccaaaacaaggaaaggaaatgcaaactgaaagagaaagagagtaaatacggaaaaactcacaaaatgcgcgaataaagggacctccccaaaccagccagcaacgtgggaggtcactaatagctccgaaacatcgtcacacgaagctaagtcaagcaatgggcgtccaaaacagctcgttcgagaggaatagtggtcgatcgagtggaatggtggtcgatcgagtaaattttttttttttttttttttactcgatcgagcaactcgtCTTTCTGCGGCTTAAGGatttcctgcaaagacgcaaataaaacagcccgtaaaactaacaagcaagcatactgataaagtttatggtataaaaaccatttattacaactgaaattaaataaaaagcaaaataaaatcgccgggttgcctcccgggtagcgttagcttcagacaggtcccagctcgaccttctttttcttcgagcctctataatcaGCTACAAACAAAACAGCTCAAAACGCGCAGCATaagatcgtacatctgcgcatgtgctacacaaaaaagtaagtagcaccaaagtggaattgagaaataggaaataaaaatatgtaaacatttaagtctaacaaatttcctgtgagagctcctaaatttatccaccaaataGAGGAGCGACGGAGCAATTGACGATAAAGtggggctccatttcagattaacaaatttataatgataaggacggtgaaaaatcgttaacttgtacgacctactaggaaggggcaaagcattagaatgcaaagcataagtcaaacgaggcactttactatttaaacaaacaataattaaattatcGTTCACCACCTCAGGTTgatcgctctcaatgacggaatcgtagataaaagaatttattacctcatccgcgctaggagtaattaccgactcagcctctttgtcaccctcctcagtagatttcatcccgtaaatcgcagcctcgagtgcatctaactcggctttgaataagggggattcaccgtaaccgttatcatcgtcatctaaatcaaacccgaatgacgaatcaaagctcccaatggccagactactcaatcgagtagaattgtcagtcgatcgagtagtttcctcctgatttccactcgatcgagtggaaatatcactcgatcgagcactttctcctggcaagtcactcgatcgacctatattagtcactcgatcgagtgattcctcctgtacagggctgaaatcttcgcgtgaggCATTGAAATAAGATacaaactcgtcatccgagtcatagaggtcatcctcagcattgggtaaCATGGTTTTCTCGGGGGAaagaccgctctcagcaaggtatacctcttcttcttgcatctcaccgcTAACCGAGCAATGTCGATTTGAGCTTAaggaatcgagcgtccatatttttattgcgctcttgcatttgtgatacaagcgttcccattgaatatgtcagctccgcgatctcttctatctccatctcagctgctaactgagcaactacagactcgagctcatcaactcGCGAGTAGAATTGTCTATTATAATCTTGCTGAgcttgcatttgagatgcaagtgtctccaataaagatttcagctccacaaattcttcttcttgtatatcgggaggatcttgtttcggtggccattgataggatgGATGTGGCGGCATAACTACAGCTGCTCGACTGCGCTGcttgaacgcgtaaacttcgtcattctctgCCAAACAAAGAACTGCATCATGcctagcagcaccacatctcccgcagtaaatcaccggaTGTCCCATATAATAGGAcattggtgatgggtcaaaggtactcaagccttccctttgacgatctttcacctagaactgtttaggtagtacctgtaaggcctatcaaaacagcactaaataaaagattagaacggcctcaagggaaaaattcCCTGAGGCtacaaacagataaaattaaacaaataaataaatagattgcctccccggcaacggcgccaaaatttgatactgtcgtttcgtaccaaaaataaaatacctaagtactactaacagaagtcagctgtaagtagggtcgatctccacagggaggcggtgtactatctacttgtctatcctATCTGTCTAATATCACTaattgggggtttgattgatttggactaactaaactactgaagctaaaggcaagagaaaggGGATAAAGGAAATTAacaaaaagagaaaggaaatatgctaggagtcgatccaccgtggcagctatactatcgggtatactgaggcgattagactattgataagaagagctatggtcgtcacctttcggtccttaaaccgccctagagcgtaaatagcttagctttcgccctcactacaataccctattgtaactaagcaagccttcccttccaatctttcaatccaggtcggggttaactagatttattggtctcctgcatgcattcattcgacctgataacaattaaattgcctaatacaattcttatcgcaagactaatctattcaagtcaattaaaacatgctaccacggcttccgtaatcctaacatactaaggaattagctacgcatggctcgggatactacactagcaattgctaatctaataacataagacatgataactaaataataaagaaacaataaaagcaataaaggaacaaggaagaataaaagggaagagaaatgttactgaaataaatccggaaatagggaagaacaaaagtaacagtgtttaggaaataattagagaggagaagcccccaaatactcacgtcctaactcctatttataagaaaataggagtatagttaaacctaatgacggaaattaagtaaaaagcccaacccatagcaaaatccactcgatcgagtgatttaaaaccactcgatcgagtaactaaagcttaaaccactcgatcgagtgaaataaccactcgatcgagtaactcaataggtgcaactagtcgatcgagtagaaaaaggactcgatcgagcaaaattctactcgatcgagtactttccaaatGACGGTTCTTTGTCGCTTTGCTGaccgaacttcaaacggctgccatttttcgttacttgggcaaacagggtgattccggtggcattggaaagctaaaaggacaaaattttatctacaattggaatcacctgaatatctgttgtagaactcgagatatagctcttcaaagtaggcactagcaatttgaagttcttcctttgctcgcctagccatctttcttctttgcgcatctcaaaattgcttcattcccgctccaaattcccTCTTCATCCAAattcatgctaaacggacggtaaaaggcttgatttcactacttttgggttcattcctacaaataagacaaaataacccaaagtagcatattcggggcatttcgtagcataaaaccacgataaaagcatagaaatacgtgcataaaataggctaaaaagactatataaaatgcacgtatcaaatataatttaagttttttgtagaaaaacgcaaagggtttcactattgtgcaattaaaacaagcgttgtgcccttatataccacaattaagtttatggtgagaccatacaagtcaaggtaattatattcaaactaaaaataaatgtcatatatatatatatatatatatataaatatatatatatatatatatatatatatatatatatatatatatatatatatatatatatatataagactcaagttggtgacccctatCATTTCTCAAATCTTGATTGAAaattgcatttagaaactagttttgactagtattccaaaccatttgattgggaatctcttggagtgtacgaatcttgtattcaaagcaagattaattcatgacttctttctagaaaagggattatgaatagagcaagatattcgccctatttacactttgaagtgtatggttgaatacaatttcaatcagaaaagttTATTACTTCATCATCTCTTCTACAAACGAACTAGGTaaatacttggtatccacttaatgaggtaagaagagaaattctttgaataagttcaatgaatgtttaaaagtatcaaaacctagagattataaaaccaaagtattagtactttgttaaaatagggaacaataaagtgaagacttttatatacaccaaaaaggagtgtgatatggtatcacaagttcaccttcataatattagaaagtgacaaagaatcctatacgatatgattgaatctttactataaagttggaagtagtttctatcacaatttgtctagtatttatttattccactaaaacaaaacataattaaagcaatcatctacatttcatatgagatattGCTAGGCATgttacctaaattgtagcttgtttcgatagtgaacatgtggtctctcttcctacataatcacgagaacaaagggctTGTGGCTtatgatgctgtctattaaagaaaagaggattatttctaatagacagagtgggagaaaatgttcaagagccagagactgagaataagacgtaggaagatgttccttttTGGTCAAAATCAGTTAATATTTattcgaaacctaagtggacaggagtcatgttattttttaaagtaacaaacctgtaacttattatgatgctttatctagtttcaactccgcaaaagtccgaagcaagcataaacatgagaatgtttatttagcttTGTTGGTTGGTGGAAAAGGTCTTGCACGcgacaacaacgcttcattgtatttGGATGTGACTTGATATAGttagattttaaaatcatcttgcatgagttttgtaaatcgcaactatcctaaggtaggaaacaaacttaaaaagaaatcttaagtagaagttaaggagttgaattgtatgttttgatcatgtaataaaCATTTCCCGAATgatcgagtagttctgtttatacatggagtttagtgggagtaatgtggggttaatagtcttatatgtaagggacatattgatcattgcgaatgaataaaagacttaggagaggaataatacatctctaagatatccagacctataaagatagttctaagaggatattagcgttaaatgaatattcttataatgataagagtctagacaagttcaaaggtattgaacatgtagaaattgaatccacttgttTCCGCTGCAGGATTAATTCATTAAGCTAAGATGTATCGACATTCTTATAATtcgtatacttagagtatgacgaAAGGTTATGAATAGAATTTAAGTGAAAGtcactatatagccatatagtctatCCATTAGTAATCAAGAAGCACTAATGATATGTCTTCCATGTCTCATATGTAGATAATATATTATTCATTGAGAATGACAGGCCAATACTCTCTTCCATGAAGAAGTGAATGGGAGACTAGGAAGAGATACAAGACATCTTTAGTATCCAAATCTATAGTGATAGATAAGAGAGGACAAGTGTGTAGAAATAATCAGTGGATTTATGTGCAataagttacacaaaaaccatattctaaacacataaggatggttggagaaccatcttggctgtattatttaaggaggatatctgctagaaacatcctaggcagttgaacaatgagatatatgtAACAGAAATTGATTACagttgcaataatgagatatgcaagaaggaagggataatattaggattcggttttgtgaattggaggaactatggtagttcattccaataaccgaaggtcctatccctactcactgtgagaTCAGTGGGAGCTATTCAAGGCAAGATAGCCTTTGTCCAGactggatctagacacgtactcaaaagttttataataaagattatacacaACTGAGGGAattagtatatagtaaggttagggaaagtacaaagtgttgctaaaacttgctaaccaaggccttttcataggctacgCATGATAAGttatgccatttcaattgagctgagatgtatagttgtatacaatattaagtatggattatagattatgtagtaattgatatagtatcaattttacatatgtgataatacattcatcgtttgagttttattcaaaactcttttattataatACTTTGTTTTGCAAATAGTTggtcgagacaatattgaaccctatttaagtgaaatggattaacatagtattggcccctagtcacttatatgaggtgacgtctccaagtgactagaagtgtgatgtgattgatggcaggttcaagtgccatagggtcaaaagagatgactagtcgatcacataggcagactataaggaacactctgtcgggcagtgaccgtttatagagttctggtaattcatatatagcctggtcgtggcaagagctactatagtattcttttgagtcaattctttgactaaagactgttcacccaagttggcacagtttctgagtgactttgagttatgctctacgactttcgtaattgaggtcaaatgggcatctcttGGGTTATGATGAGTTCTGGCTAAataaagggaatagtgcgataggaattgtccacccccttgtcaggattatttgaaatctcaaggccaatcgaggagtagtgaactggaaatgcgtggccacgctcggaaggtatctacagtagataattctggtcagacagttactctccagatcgagggaACCACTCTttatatgatcacttgcaagaacgacctgcaagacacctggcattgagtgggagattgtaataggagaagagaattggtaacgcacacttgtctcggacaagtgggagattgttggagtatgtgtcctcgataatagtgcgatcacattactaaaactcataataagaatacgtaaagggatgattcatttttatacattaactgatcaacattaattggtaatgattggctgactagagtttgacattacagtcgtttgacggtggtgatcagttgatcccttaaggtcacacctaaatgataattcccttaatagataaaattaattaatcgtatcatgatacagattaattaatcccttaaaatagaacaattcacgaatgtgagtaagaatatgaatcttaatgtaattcgattaaatgagattcgttttagtaattaagatgttatattactaaaattttgtttatgaaacaataaaattaagaatgaacggttaattataattgcaatgtgttgtagattatattaacatgaaccattttatttacttgtaattgtgaattactagtcagTTGCTGTATATAATTAaactaatatatgtaatgatatttaattgttaaatatgcattaatattattaaacacatgttacatgttacatgatacacattatatgacaaaataacaaattgacaaaaataaaatggactccatattatgtgtAGTGACCGAAATTATGGGGTATTAGGATAGTTGATTAATtgttttaaattgtttaaaaaacaTAATCATTGCCTATTCTTACAAGTCTAACCCTACATCATTTGGGTAAGACAAAAAGGATAagcaaaggccatgcattggctccttctaCCCTACCCTACCCGGCCACCTTTAAAGAAAATGAGGAGAAGTTCTCATTTCTAACTACTCTAATTCATTCTTAGTTTTACACAACTTACttctctccatctctctaaaaaatttgttttagaaaataagttgttcaaaaatattatatttagattactaaaagtagtaataaaaataataataagattgattttaaggtctctaatttTATATATCTAtttaatatattaattagaattaagggtttgtcttggtgcaattgaaaggaggatctcacaatattgagacgaggaggatcatccatttatttaagctcaagaacaagtgagaaaggtgttcttacttatGCCCTTAAATCCGATTTCCATATTGTAAGAAGTATTCTTCTTATCTTTGTtttatattttgttatgcatgcataagatcaacaccTAGTTTTAAAGAGTAAATTAGATTTataattaaatgagtttaattagagggtataGTATCCTTTCATATGATGTGTGTAAGTGTTTGTCTAAGGGTCTAACCTCACGAGTAGTGGTATAGTGTGATAGTCTTAAAGTTGTTATCTGAGGGTCCATGTTATATGTTGTGTATGGTAACCTAATAGGACAGTATTCAGAAAGGGTAATGGTCGTTGGAGGAGTCATGTGATGATTGTTGTATCAAGAGTCTGGTTTTATGGTAATATGGTTGTTGTGTTTCGGGTGCGATCaaggcacggtacttcgtgttgtgatctGGGtactttcgcgctgcggtgcggctgttggtggcagtgttgcgataccgtcatcggttgtggtgaagTAGGCGGGACACTATGTGACGAACTTTAAAAAGTAtataccagttatatagattgttattttgtttacTGATGTTgcctgtgagtttcggtttggaTATGTAGATCGTTGTTTTATTTATTGGTGTTTCTAACtagtttcggcttgggagtgagggtagagtatgatatggaataaAGTTGCGTATGTGGtcattgttgtcatggtatagtgatattctattgatgggacacagttgtgagaggttcttagagtacatttgatcttgtgttagatgaggcattggttgacatagttgtggcaagtgatttgtggaacatgggTGTGCTGAGCTGGAAGCGGCATGTTGTTCGTAATCTTTATTGGGACAGtaagtatagggtgttgggaattagtttcatgttaagttatggatgagttttgcggcaATAAAAAGGAGAACTTGAGGAGctaatgtgagtgtgtgtaacaattgtggatcatGAGTTATGATTTTGGAGATAGATGCATTATAGAGAAGTATGTCGTTTTCCGGTAATGTGAAAGAGTTAGAGTATTGGTTATGTCAAGGATTTTGttgtataggttaggtggtgtgctgaatgatttgaggtatgagaattgttagagaaagagagccctggatataggaatagttgttggtgttgaggttataggcggttatcgttgacatgcggtggtgatgaggataatgagaataAATAGCTAAGTATCTAGTGTTAAGCCTGATATTCCCACGATATGTTCAGGGTATTATCATGCCCTCGCCTGACGTTCAGGATAGAAGCCTCAAGATAACTCAGGCTTGGCACCAGGCAGGAGAGGACAACGGTTAAATATGACGATATTAGTTGACCAAGTTAGCAAGCAATATATGGAATAATTATCATATAATATGGTAATTAAATCAGCAATTAAGGAGAATAATTGATCATAATTATGGAGCATTTATCCGGCAAATTAGGCGCATTGAAGATAGCAATTAATGAAGTCATTAAAGGAGAATATTATGCCATTAAAGAGGAAGATTATGCGGATATGTGAAGATTACTATATAAAGGAGGCTGAAGACCATTTGAAGACACGTCCTAATACACTCTACCATACGAGACAAGATTACAAGCTTTACTATAGCAAACACCTAGAACAAAATACATTGTGTAGCATAAAATACAATTATTCTCCAAATATAATAGTGAAACCGCtcttggcttggtgcccgtggttttttcccattcaagggttttccacataCAAAAATTATTATCTTATTTGTTCTCCTTGTTTTCTTCTATTTTACGTTTTGTTTAGCCTGCTCTGCAGCCATACACAAGATAaatgagctagttaaccctgctaCACTCTCTACCCTGATCTGATTCAGCCCTGCGCAGAATCTAgataaaacaattggcgcccgccgtggggcatctagctcattaaatatcttttttcgtttttttcacaACGAAAATCCAAAAGAAACTATAAATGGCCACTCCAACCATAAAATAACAACTGGCTGCTGCATTACAAAAAGTGGCTCAATCCGAGGTTGAAATCCAACatttgaaagaatctgagtcagccttGAAACGAAAACTGGAGAAATCCAAAGGATCAAACTCCAAAAtccagccaggaaccccattctcatcaatTATCAAACACTTTGATTTCTCAAACTTTGGAAGTCCGAGTGCTGCCAAGAAAGTGATcaatattgatgatgatgacattcCCAAAGATGACGACGAGAAGCCTGATGAAACAGGAGCAGCCGTCATGATGACAATAGTCCAGGAGATCAATaaactcaacgaaaaattcgaaaaaaaaatacctggagtccctgccagcatggaagaagctgccccagAGAGTTATGTTGACTCGCCCTTCATAGACGAGATAGCTAGAGTAGATCTTCCCAAGAAATTCCTGATTCCATCTATAAggacttatgatggaacctcagATCCACAGAATCATGTGGCCTTCTACAAACAAAAAATGTTAGTTGCATCTATTCCCAGTGAGTTTAGGCaggtttgcatgtgcaagggattcagAACCACCCTGACTGGTCCTTCACTGCAATGGTACAttaacctgccaaatggaagcatcaagtcctttgctgactTGGTCAATAcattcaatcaacaattcgccaGCAACAGGGAATTGGAAAAATGCTCCAGTGACCTCTACAAGATTACCCAGATAAAAGATGAGAGCCTTAGAAGCTTCCTTGCTAGGttcaacaaggaaaaagtatCGATACCCAGGTGTGACATCGGCACAGCTGTGGAAGCGTTCAGGCAGGGATTGCCACCCAACAGTGATCTTTATCTTGAATTAACCAAGTATCCCTATCACTCCTTCGAAGACGTCCAAGCGAAAACGCTTGCCTATATCAGGGTAGAGGAGGACAAGAGTTATAAGGTTGGAGGAACCTGCAACATAAAAGACTATGATAAGTCGAACAGGAAAAGTGGCAGCAGGAGAAACAACTACAGGAGTGGTCCATATACCAGGCATGATCACTTAGAAGTCAACCTGACACAAGAACAGCAAGGTAAGACTAAAATTCATTCACTTATATCTGAACATAACTTCTGTGTTGACATTGCAGGTTTGATCAAACGACTGGATAACATGGGGTCAGTAGTCAGGTGGCCCAGGAAGTCAGACAACCCGAATCCAAGGAAGGACCAtacaaaatggtgcgaatttcacatggataagGGACACACGACATAAGATTGCTTTACCCCCAGAAAGGAAGTAGCCTACTTGTTGAAAGCTGGATACCTCAAAGACCTGATCAAAGCCAGGCGCAGAATTGAAGACCCCACGAAAAACAATCAGGAGCAGAAGCAGGAACCCAATCTCCCTCCACTACCTCTACTCTACGAAGTAAAATTTATAAATGGTGGATCGGAGATTTGTGGCCTGACTAATTCAGCAGCAAAGAAAATAGCCAGGACGCCTCAAACTAAGTCACCCTGCAAGCCTGACAACATACCACCCATGACATTCAATGACTTTGATTTGGTGGGCGTCCCTGatattcatcatgatggcctggtaatttccaTGCAAATTAGAACCGCCAATGTAAGGAGGATCTTAGTAGATGGAGGCAACTCAGTGAACTTGATTATGCTAGACGTGCTCAAAGCCATGAAGATCAAAGAGGATCAAAGACGTGCTCAGTGTCTTGGTAGGGTTCAGTGGCGAGACAAAGAACATCTTGGGAGAGATCTATCTTCCTACTTATGTTGAAGGCGTCGCATCCTACGAAAggtttggagtcctggactgcctgtcctcttacaacgtcatcctaggCAGACCTTAGATTCCCAATATCAAGGTTGTCACCTCAActtatcaccagtgcatcaagataccaacagattgGGGAGTAGCAACTATCAAAGGTGAGCATAAGTCAGCCCAAGAATGCTATACCGAGGACCTAAAGCCTTCCAAGACAGGTAAGTCCTCCGCATAGCAATTActgtaccctgtcaggagcacttatatGGCGCCACCCAAgatggaaacagatcaagtaatCCTCAACCCTGAGTACCTTGACAGGTATGTTCTAGTTGGCTCTGATGCCCCTGATTCAGTCAGACCtgaattagtaagttttcttaaaaataaatcttCCTGTTTTGCTTGGTTTCACTTttatatgactggaattagtgctgatgttatcactcataagcttaatattgacacatctttcaagcctgtgcaacagaaaagacgaAAGTTTGCACCAGAAAGAAACGCCATTAtcaatgaagaagtggacaaactccTTGACATGGGCATGATCAAATAAGTAacgtaccctgaatggctagcaaaCGTAGTGgtcgtgcagaaaaagaatggcaaatggagagtctgtgtagattacactgactTAAACAAAACCTGTCCAAAAAGATCCATTCCATCTTCCATATATTGATGCTATAGTAGATGCAACAGCAGGACATGAAATGCTCACGTTCAAGGATGCTTtcagtggattcaaccagataAAGATGTACCCCGCTAACCAGGAGAGTATTGCATTCATTACTGACTGGGGCATATACTGTTTCACTGCCATGCCATTTGGTctaaagaatgcaggggcaacataccagcACCTGgccaacatgatgttcaaagaacAGATTGGGGACatcatggaagtctacattgacgaCATGGTAGTGAAGTCCAAAAATGCataagatcatgtgaagcacctgGAACAAGCATTTCAAATCCTAGAAAGGtacaatatgaagctcaatcctgcaaaatgccactttggagtttctGCGGGGAAGTTCTTAGGCTatatggtgaccaaaagaggcatagaagccagccctgaacagatcaaggCCATGTTAGAGTTAAAGTCACCCATGTCTGTTAAGGACATTCAAAAATTGACATGAAgagtagcagccctgaacaggttcatatccagatcatctaaaaGGTGCAAAACGTTTTACAACCTACTCAGAAAAAATAAGCAATTCCAATGGACCCATGAACATGTAGAAGCCTTCCAAGATTTAAAATTATATCTCTCATCTCCACCTTTACTGGCCAagccagaaaagggagaaccccTGTCGGTAT from Silene latifolia isolate original U9 population chromosome 2, ASM4854445v1, whole genome shotgun sequence encodes the following:
- the LOC141641157 gene encoding uncharacterized protein LOC141641157 — protein: MEEAAPESYVDSPFIDEIARVDLPKKFLIPSIRTYDGTSDPQNHVAFYKQKMLVASIPSEFRQVCMCKGFRTTLTGPSLQWYINLPNGSIKSFADLVNTFNQQFASNRELEKCSSDLYKITQIKDESLRSFLARFNKEKVSIPRCDIGTAVEAFRQGLPPNSDLYLELTKYPYHSFEDVQAKTLAYIRVEEDKSYKVGGTCNIKDYDKSNRKSGSRRNNYRSGPYTRHDHLEVNLTQEQQGLIKRLDNMGKEVAYLLKAGYLKDLIKARRRIEDPTKNNQEQKQEPNLPPLPLLYEVKFINGGSEICGLTNSAAKKIARTPQTKSPCKPDNIPPMTFNDFDLVGVPDIHHDGLVISMQIRTANVRRILVDGGNSVNLIMLDVLKAMKIKEDQRRAQCLGRVQWRDKEHLGRDLSSYLC